Proteins found in one Pseudochaenichthys georgianus chromosome 13, fPseGeo1.2, whole genome shotgun sequence genomic segment:
- the LOC117457686 gene encoding uncharacterized protein C22orf31-like, translated as MSCCQKRNEMRPYGLRRSIRCPQKYGKTTKERKYMVAPATHLDCLCEQSEADPQKPLDGRYIRNAAVLPDFNLPHRGLTGEEKTSVSVSNTQPGPLMIHGFTVPEFQQMYRSVVDPLLFRPCGKLAAYSLERGRDIKDRLFQELAYPTLQISEEQNGKLEVLERFCVLRPTPFIDIESNGEPQ; from the exons ATGAGTTGTTGTCAAAAA AGGAATGAAATGCGTCCCTATGGCCTAAGGAGGAGTATTCGATGTCCTCAGAAATATGGGAAGACGACTAAAGAGAGGAAATACATGGTGGCCCCAGCTACTCATTTGGACTGTCTGTGTGAGCAGAGTGAAGCAGACCCCCAGAAACCCCTGGATGGCAGATATATAAGAAATGCTGCCGTTCTTCCTGATTTCAATCTGCCCCACAGAGGCCTCACTGGAGAAGAGAAGACCTCCGTCAGCGTGTCAAACACCCAGCCGGGCCCTCTGATGATCCACGGCTTCACAGTGCCAGAGTTCCAGCAGATGTATCGCTCCGTGGTGGACCCTCTGCTCTTCAGGCCCTGCGGGAAGCTCGCAGCCTACAGTCTGGAGCGGGGCCGTGACATAAAGGACCGTCTGTTCCAAGAGCTGGCCTACCCCACACTTCAGATCTCAGAGGAGCAAAATGGAAAGCTGGAGGTGCTGGAGAGGTTTTGTGTGCTCCGCCCGACACCTTTCATAGATATTGAAAGTAATGGGGAACCTCAGTGA